From one Equus asinus isolate D_3611 breed Donkey chromosome 5, EquAss-T2T_v2, whole genome shotgun sequence genomic stretch:
- the SYNC gene encoding syncoilin isoform X2 — protein MASPEPRRGGDGAAQAARETEAEASSPLQEEENSESLDEAGTLNPEVTLSLEGTLSLEDILYLGDTDDFDETLFVEETERPEETLYIEETRQPDEALYVEEPVKLEETLHVKEAVKPDEIQFVEEPVKPEKTTSPEQLVYGGETVTSEEKPNPEESLRAGPTPSTESLSVEDLELLEGRFQQCVQAVAQLEEERDQLIHELVLLREPALQEVQQVHEDILAAYKLHAQAELERDALREEIRLVKQKLFKVMKECVAYQYQLESRRQDVAQFADFREVLTKRAAQLSEELAQLQDAYQKQKEQLRQQLEAPPSQRDGHFLQESRRLSARFENLIAESRQGLEEEYEPQLLRLLERKEAAAKALQKTQAEIQEMKEALRPLQAEARQLHLQNKNLEDQITLVRQKRDEEVQQYREQLEEMEERQRQLRSGVQLQQQKNKEMEQLRISLAEELSTYRAMLLKSLEQANAPTSQTGGIETQSQGDPWAV, from the exons ATGGCCAGCCCGGAGCCCCGGCGCGGCGGGGACGGCGCCGCCCAGGCCGCGAG GGAAACAGAAGCAGAGGCCAGTTCTCCTCTTCAGGAGGAGGAGAACTCTGAATCCCTGGATGAGGCGGGGACCTTGAACCCAGAAGTTACTCTATCTTTGGAGGGGACCTTGAGTTTAGAGGACATTCTGTACCTGGGGGACACGGATGACTTTGATGAGACACTGTTCGTGGAAGAGACTGAGAGGCCTGAGGAGACACTGTATATTGAGGAGACCAGACAGCCAGATGAGGCGCTGTATGTGGAAGAGCCTGTGAAGCTGGAGGAGACACTGCACGTGAAGGAGGCTGTGAAGCCAGATGAGATACAGTTTGTAGAAGAGCCCGTGAAGCCAGAAAAGACCACAAGCCCAGAGCAGCTTGTTTATGGGGGCGAGACAGTTACGAGTGAAGAGAAACCTAACCCTGAGGAGAGCCTCAGAGCCGGGCCTACGCCCAGCACAGAGAGCCTCAGCGTCGAGGACCTGGAATTGCTAGAGGGCCGTTTCCAGCAATGTGTCCAAGCTGTGGCCCagctggaagaggagagggatcAGCTCATCCATGAGCTTGTGCTGCTCCGGGAACCCGCCCTACAGGAGGTGCAACAAGTCCATGAGGACATCCTGGCTGCCTACAAACTGCATGCCCAAGCAGAGCTGGAGAGGGATGCGCTGAGGGAGGAGATCCGGCTGGTCAAGCAGAAGCTGTTCAAGGTGATGAAGGAGTGTGTGGCCTACCAATACCAGTTGGAGAGCCGCCGGCAGGATGTGGCCCAGTTTGCCGATTTCCGGGAAGTGCTGACTAAACGGGCAGCCCAGCTCTCGGAGGAACTGGCCCAACTCCAGGATGCCTATCAGAAGCAGAAGGAGCAGTTACGGCAGCAACTAGAAGCACCTCCAAGCCAGAGGGACGGGCACTTCCTCCAGGAGAGCCGGCGGCTCTCTGCCCGGTTTGAGAACCTCATAGCAGAAAGCCgccagggcctggaggaggagTATGAGCCTCAGCTGCTGCGACTCCTAGAGAGGAAAGAAGCTGCTGCCAAAGCTCTGCAGAAGACGCAGGCCGAGATCCAGGAGATGAAGGAGGCTCTGAGACCCCTGCAAGCGGAGGCCCGGCAGCTCCACCTGCAGAATAAGAACCTGGAGGACCAGATCACGCTTGTGAGGCAAAAGCGAGACGAGGAGGTGCAGCAGTACAGG GAACAGCTGGAGGAAATGGAAGAACGACAGAGGCAGTTAAGAAGTGGGGTGCAACTCCAGcaacagaagaacaaagagatGGAGCAGCTAAGAATCAGCCTTGCTGAAGAGCTCTCAACTTACAG GGCTATGCTACTCAAGAGCCTGGAACAGGCTAACGCTCCCACTTCTCAGACAGGTGGAATCGAGACACAGTCTCAAGGTGATCCTT GGGCTGTTTAG
- the SYNC gene encoding syncoilin isoform X3, protein MASPEPRRGGDGAAQAARETEAEASSPLQEEENSESLDEAGTLNPEVTLSLEGTLSLEDILYLGDTDDFDETLFVEETERPEETLYIEETRQPDEALYVEEPVKLEETLHVKEAVKPDEIQFVEEPVKPEKTTSPEQLVYGGETVTSEEKPNPEESLRAGPTPSTESLSVEDLELLEGRFQQCVQAVAQLEEERDQLIHELVLLREPALQEVQQVHEDILAAYKLHAQAELERDALREEIRLVKQKLFKVMKECVAYQYQLESRRQDVAQFADFREVLTKRAAQLSEELAQLQDAYQKQKEQLRQQLEAPPSQRDGHFLQESRRLSARFENLIAESRQGLEEEYEPQLLRLLERKEAAAKALQKTQAEIQEMKEALRPLQAEARQLHLQNKNLEDQITLVRQKRDEEVQQYREQLEEMEERQRQLRSGVQLQQQKNKEMEQLRISLAEELSTYRAMLLKSLEQANAPTSQTGGIETQSQGAV, encoded by the exons ATGGCCAGCCCGGAGCCCCGGCGCGGCGGGGACGGCGCCGCCCAGGCCGCGAG GGAAACAGAAGCAGAGGCCAGTTCTCCTCTTCAGGAGGAGGAGAACTCTGAATCCCTGGATGAGGCGGGGACCTTGAACCCAGAAGTTACTCTATCTTTGGAGGGGACCTTGAGTTTAGAGGACATTCTGTACCTGGGGGACACGGATGACTTTGATGAGACACTGTTCGTGGAAGAGACTGAGAGGCCTGAGGAGACACTGTATATTGAGGAGACCAGACAGCCAGATGAGGCGCTGTATGTGGAAGAGCCTGTGAAGCTGGAGGAGACACTGCACGTGAAGGAGGCTGTGAAGCCAGATGAGATACAGTTTGTAGAAGAGCCCGTGAAGCCAGAAAAGACCACAAGCCCAGAGCAGCTTGTTTATGGGGGCGAGACAGTTACGAGTGAAGAGAAACCTAACCCTGAGGAGAGCCTCAGAGCCGGGCCTACGCCCAGCACAGAGAGCCTCAGCGTCGAGGACCTGGAATTGCTAGAGGGCCGTTTCCAGCAATGTGTCCAAGCTGTGGCCCagctggaagaggagagggatcAGCTCATCCATGAGCTTGTGCTGCTCCGGGAACCCGCCCTACAGGAGGTGCAACAAGTCCATGAGGACATCCTGGCTGCCTACAAACTGCATGCCCAAGCAGAGCTGGAGAGGGATGCGCTGAGGGAGGAGATCCGGCTGGTCAAGCAGAAGCTGTTCAAGGTGATGAAGGAGTGTGTGGCCTACCAATACCAGTTGGAGAGCCGCCGGCAGGATGTGGCCCAGTTTGCCGATTTCCGGGAAGTGCTGACTAAACGGGCAGCCCAGCTCTCGGAGGAACTGGCCCAACTCCAGGATGCCTATCAGAAGCAGAAGGAGCAGTTACGGCAGCAACTAGAAGCACCTCCAAGCCAGAGGGACGGGCACTTCCTCCAGGAGAGCCGGCGGCTCTCTGCCCGGTTTGAGAACCTCATAGCAGAAAGCCgccagggcctggaggaggagTATGAGCCTCAGCTGCTGCGACTCCTAGAGAGGAAAGAAGCTGCTGCCAAAGCTCTGCAGAAGACGCAGGCCGAGATCCAGGAGATGAAGGAGGCTCTGAGACCCCTGCAAGCGGAGGCCCGGCAGCTCCACCTGCAGAATAAGAACCTGGAGGACCAGATCACGCTTGTGAGGCAAAAGCGAGACGAGGAGGTGCAGCAGTACAGG GAACAGCTGGAGGAAATGGAAGAACGACAGAGGCAGTTAAGAAGTGGGGTGCAACTCCAGcaacagaagaacaaagagatGGAGCAGCTAAGAATCAGCCTTGCTGAAGAGCTCTCAACTTACAG GGCTATGCTACTCAAGAGCCTGGAACAGGCTAACGCTCCCACTTCTCAGACAGGTGGAATCGAGACACAGTCTCAAG GGGCTGTTTAG
- the SYNC gene encoding syncoilin isoform X1, whose product MASPEPRRGGDGAAQAARETEAEASSPLQEEENSESLDEAGTLNPEVTLSLEGTLSLEDILYLGDTDDFDETLFVEETERPEETLYIEETRQPDEALYVEEPVKLEETLHVKEAVKPDEIQFVEEPVKPEKTTSPEQLVYGGETVTSEEKPNPEESLRAGPTPSTESLSVEDLELLEGRFQQCVQAVAQLEEERDQLIHELVLLREPALQEVQQVHEDILAAYKLHAQAELERDALREEIRLVKQKLFKVMKECVAYQYQLESRRQDVAQFADFREVLTKRAAQLSEELAQLQDAYQKQKEQLRQQLEAPPSQRDGHFLQESRRLSARFENLIAESRQGLEEEYEPQLLRLLERKEAAAKALQKTQAEIQEMKEALRPLQAEARQLHLQNKNLEDQITLVRQKRDEEVQQYREQLEEMEERQRQLRSGVQLQQQKNKEMEQLRISLAEELSTYRAMLLKSLEQANAPTSQTGGIETQSQGDPCGYKSGVCIIAAFLTILMP is encoded by the exons ATGGCCAGCCCGGAGCCCCGGCGCGGCGGGGACGGCGCCGCCCAGGCCGCGAG GGAAACAGAAGCAGAGGCCAGTTCTCCTCTTCAGGAGGAGGAGAACTCTGAATCCCTGGATGAGGCGGGGACCTTGAACCCAGAAGTTACTCTATCTTTGGAGGGGACCTTGAGTTTAGAGGACATTCTGTACCTGGGGGACACGGATGACTTTGATGAGACACTGTTCGTGGAAGAGACTGAGAGGCCTGAGGAGACACTGTATATTGAGGAGACCAGACAGCCAGATGAGGCGCTGTATGTGGAAGAGCCTGTGAAGCTGGAGGAGACACTGCACGTGAAGGAGGCTGTGAAGCCAGATGAGATACAGTTTGTAGAAGAGCCCGTGAAGCCAGAAAAGACCACAAGCCCAGAGCAGCTTGTTTATGGGGGCGAGACAGTTACGAGTGAAGAGAAACCTAACCCTGAGGAGAGCCTCAGAGCCGGGCCTACGCCCAGCACAGAGAGCCTCAGCGTCGAGGACCTGGAATTGCTAGAGGGCCGTTTCCAGCAATGTGTCCAAGCTGTGGCCCagctggaagaggagagggatcAGCTCATCCATGAGCTTGTGCTGCTCCGGGAACCCGCCCTACAGGAGGTGCAACAAGTCCATGAGGACATCCTGGCTGCCTACAAACTGCATGCCCAAGCAGAGCTGGAGAGGGATGCGCTGAGGGAGGAGATCCGGCTGGTCAAGCAGAAGCTGTTCAAGGTGATGAAGGAGTGTGTGGCCTACCAATACCAGTTGGAGAGCCGCCGGCAGGATGTGGCCCAGTTTGCCGATTTCCGGGAAGTGCTGACTAAACGGGCAGCCCAGCTCTCGGAGGAACTGGCCCAACTCCAGGATGCCTATCAGAAGCAGAAGGAGCAGTTACGGCAGCAACTAGAAGCACCTCCAAGCCAGAGGGACGGGCACTTCCTCCAGGAGAGCCGGCGGCTCTCTGCCCGGTTTGAGAACCTCATAGCAGAAAGCCgccagggcctggaggaggagTATGAGCCTCAGCTGCTGCGACTCCTAGAGAGGAAAGAAGCTGCTGCCAAAGCTCTGCAGAAGACGCAGGCCGAGATCCAGGAGATGAAGGAGGCTCTGAGACCCCTGCAAGCGGAGGCCCGGCAGCTCCACCTGCAGAATAAGAACCTGGAGGACCAGATCACGCTTGTGAGGCAAAAGCGAGACGAGGAGGTGCAGCAGTACAGG GAACAGCTGGAGGAAATGGAAGAACGACAGAGGCAGTTAAGAAGTGGGGTGCAACTCCAGcaacagaagaacaaagagatGGAGCAGCTAAGAATCAGCCTTGCTGAAGAGCTCTCAACTTACAG GGCTATGCTACTCAAGAGCCTGGAACAGGCTAACGCTCCCACTTCTCAGACAGGTGGAATCGAGACACAGTCTCAAGGTGATCCTTGTGGGTACAAGAGTGGTGTTTGCATCATTGCTGCTTTCCTAACAATACTAAtgccttaa